Proteins from a single region of Runella sp. SP2:
- a CDS encoding PVC-type heme-binding CxxCH protein, with the protein MNASKNLLFFALVGLSWSCAHYTDPLTPDEALKSFTLSDDRLQIEVFAAEPHVLDPVEMVFDEEGNAFVVEMPDYPSKPEDGTLGGAIRLLRDTNQDGRIDSAIVFADNLSEATSVLPWEGGLLVAAAPDILFLKDTTGDYRADIREVLFTGFFANNSEAQITNLHYNVDNWIYASNCGQDGLVKFMRNPKLPPISVKGGDFRFRLDRGQFEIESSTGQFGMSVDDWGNRFFTENSLHIQHAPIAGRYLFRHPFLPSYDVALNISDHDPEMFQETPAPYWRQERTKRRNEQFAEAKLDRHEYAEDHFTGASGGTFYGGNLLPADYRGSVFTGEVAGNLIHRDIVQPLPNSPTFVAKRGEKEKTTEFLTSSDPWFRPAQLSVGPNGVLYVIDMYRQHIETPTAIPEDLKEEMDFFNGNKLGRIYQIVPKEAKLTHEAPKLRSKSSAELVALLAHPQQWWRLNAQRLLLERKDKSVLPAVTDLFLTHADARARLHAFFVLEGLNALTLSLIKKALADAQPDLRAYSLIEAEKWSELLPQLIEKTTDVSPKVSFQACLSLGQFTSPSVSNALAKALSQHVQDKWYRMGILSSEAGASFTLIEVLQREGFFDRMIPDKESFLNDFAHVVRARNRSGEVQRLALLLKKK; encoded by the coding sequence CGCACTTGTAGGACTCAGTTGGTCGTGTGCGCATTATACCGACCCCCTCACCCCCGACGAAGCCCTCAAAAGCTTTACCTTGAGCGACGACCGCCTCCAAATCGAAGTATTTGCCGCCGAACCGCACGTACTCGACCCCGTTGAAATGGTGTTTGATGAGGAGGGAAATGCGTTTGTCGTTGAGATGCCCGACTACCCTTCCAAACCCGAAGATGGTACGTTGGGAGGAGCAATTCGGCTCCTGCGCGATACCAACCAAGACGGGCGCATTGATTCGGCCATTGTTTTTGCCGACAACCTTTCGGAAGCTACCAGCGTGTTACCGTGGGAAGGAGGACTGCTAGTCGCCGCCGCTCCCGATATTTTGTTTTTAAAAGATACCACAGGCGACTACCGCGCCGACATTCGTGAGGTACTTTTTACGGGCTTTTTTGCCAACAATTCAGAAGCGCAAATCACCAATTTGCACTACAACGTCGATAACTGGATTTATGCCTCCAACTGTGGGCAAGATGGGCTAGTAAAATTTATGCGAAACCCCAAACTACCGCCCATTTCGGTCAAAGGCGGCGATTTTCGTTTTCGTCTCGACCGAGGGCAGTTTGAAATTGAGTCGAGTACGGGGCAGTTTGGGATGTCGGTCGATGACTGGGGTAACCGCTTTTTTACCGAAAATTCCTTGCACATTCAGCACGCCCCCATCGCAGGACGTTATTTGTTCCGTCATCCATTTTTGCCGTCGTATGATGTGGCTTTGAATATCTCCGACCACGACCCTGAGATGTTTCAAGAAACGCCCGCTCCCTACTGGCGTCAAGAGCGTACCAAGCGCCGCAATGAGCAGTTTGCCGAAGCCAAACTCGACCGCCACGAATACGCCGAAGATCATTTTACGGGAGCTTCGGGAGGAACATTTTACGGCGGAAATTTACTTCCCGCCGACTACCGTGGCTCGGTGTTTACGGGCGAAGTAGCAGGAAATTTGATTCACCGTGACATTGTGCAACCTTTGCCCAACAGCCCAACGTTTGTTGCTAAACGCGGGGAAAAAGAAAAGACCACCGAGTTTTTGACCTCTTCCGACCCCTGGTTTCGGCCCGCGCAACTGAGCGTGGGGCCCAACGGCGTGCTGTACGTCATCGACATGTACCGTCAGCACATCGAAACTCCCACGGCCATTCCTGAAGATTTGAAAGAAGAAATGGATTTTTTCAACGGCAACAAACTCGGACGCATTTACCAGATTGTCCCAAAAGAAGCCAAATTAACGCACGAAGCGCCTAAATTACGTTCCAAATCATCGGCCGAATTGGTGGCGCTTTTAGCCCATCCGCAACAATGGTGGCGGCTGAATGCCCAGCGACTTTTACTCGAAAGGAAAGATAAGTCGGTACTTCCTGCCGTGACTGACCTTTTCTTAACGCACGCCGACGCTCGCGCCCGTTTGCACGCGTTTTTTGTTTTGGAAGGACTTAACGCACTGACTCTCAGTTTGATAAAAAAAGCTCTCGCCGATGCTCAGCCCGACCTCCGCGCCTATAGCCTCATCGAAGCCGAAAAGTGGTCTGAGTTGTTGCCACAACTTATCGAAAAGACCACCGACGTTTCGCCAAAAGTATCGTTTCAAGCCTGTTTAAGCCTTGGACAGTTTACAAGTCCCTCAGTTTCAAACGCATTAGCTAAAGCGCTCTCGCAGCACGTTCAGGACAAATGGTACCGCATGGGAATTTTAAGTTCGGAAGCAGGGGCCTCTTTTACGCTCATTGAAGTACTGCAAAGGGAAGGTTTTTTTGATCGAATGATACCCGACAAAGAAAGTTTCCTCAACGACTTTGCTCACGTGGTGCGCGCCCGCAATCGTTCGGGGGAAGTTCAGCGACTCGCGCTTTTGTTGAAAAAGAAGTAA